Part of the Ochotona princeps isolate mOchPri1 chromosome 15, mOchPri1.hap1, whole genome shotgun sequence genome, TGTCGCCTCCCACCTCTCCTTGTAGCGTGACATGAACAGGTGCAGTTTCAGCAGCTGGCATTTCATATAGTGTAAAGGATCGGCGTCTCTTAGGAATGCTCCTTGcttatttcttcctctgttttggTGTGGAAGGAAGGTAGCATTGCAGAATTATGGGACGAGGAGAAGCAGTCTGTTGATGAGAGCAGAGTGTAAACCTGGAGAACCTGGCAAGCTGGAACGTTGTCGGGAATCACAGAGCCGCTGCTCATCCCGCTGACTCCTCGCCCGCCCTTTCTGCAAGCTgtgcaggaaggaggaggagaaggggcagGAAGGGTCTCCGAGTGCCTTAGAGTGCAGTATAGAGTGTCAGGACTGTAGGCACTTCAGAAACCCTGTGGTTCAACCCCCTCAGTTCCCAGACGCAGATAGGGAAACGTGAAGCAGCTTGTACGAGTGTTTGCTGTTCTGTGCTCCCAAAGCTCAGGTCCCTTGGGACTTCTAGATGTCATGCATGTATCCAGGCGTGACTTTGGCAAATTCCATGGACAAGAAGTCCTTAACAAACAAATGGTGGTAATACGTTTGCATTTCCTTTACCCAGGATCAAGTCCTCCATACCAGGGACCAGTCCAAGACCAGACTACCGTTGTTCCGCTACCTTGGGCCCCATTGTCCTCAGAAAGCAGCTGCTGCCGTCATGGGCAATATCTTTGGAAACCTTCTGAAGAGCCTGATTGGAAAGAAGGAGATGCGCATCCTGATGGTGGGCCTGGATGCTGCAGGGAAGACGACCATCCTGTACAAGCTGAAGCTGGGCGAGATCGTCACCACCATCCCTACCATTGGTAAGGATAGAGCTTGGAAGTGAGCTTCCCGGCCAGCCTCGGGGTAGGACAAGGGGCTGTATCTAGACTCCTTATCTGGCAAGTTCATGCAGTGTGCAGGGGTTCGGAGCAAGATGATTGTTTAatttactggcaggtgctggggcgGCTGTTTGCCCACCTTCTCTGGCCCTCCCGGTTGTGGGAACTTCCCCAGCCCGGTGCTCAGTCGTCGCCCTCAGGCACAGGAGTTGATTGTTCTCTGTTGTTTGGAAAGCAGGTGAAGGGCTTTAATGTTTGTGTGAGAGGCTTGGAGTCGCCTCAGGGTGGATCTGTGGCAGCTGATCCCAGTTACAACCTGCCTACTATGGGAGGGAGACATTTACTTTAGCTGAGGCTGTTGGTCAGCTGTTTCTGAATGTGGGCCTCCAGGGTTATAATCCACTTCTCTTTCTTCACTGCCCCTCAGGCCCTACCTAGCTGAGATAGGCTCTGGTGGCCAGATGCAGGAGTGGAGCTGAGTCATTCCTTTGTAGGAGGGAGAGCCAGCGACTGAGCCAATAAGTGCGGAAGATGCGTCCATGTTAACTCAGTCACTCTGAACTTCCTGACTGTACTTCCTCATCTTCTCATAcctcttcctttgttttctcctTGGCCTTTGGTCTCCCAGCTCAGGGGGGACCAGGCCTAGCCTTCCACTCTTGGTGTCATAGCCAAAGCCGAGGGACTAGAACCAAAGCCTTTGAAGCACTGTTTGCACACAGTGATGCTTGTTTTCCTGCAGGGTTCAACGTGGAAACCGTGGAATACAAGAACATCAGCTtcacagtgtgggatgtgggtggccAAGACAAGATTCGGCCTCTCTGGAGACACTACTTCCAGAACACCCAAGGTCTGGCAGATGAGTTGCTTGGGACTGGTCTGGGTGGTGTGGGTCTGAGCAGTGAGTGTGGCTGGCCACCTGGGTGCTGAGCCACAAGCACCTGCCCTGCCGCAGCTCCTAGGGTGGGGAAGGGACGGGCACAACCTCAGTGTCTGTGTGGCCTGTGCTCTGCTTCCCTAGGCTTGATATTTGTGGTCGACAGCAATGACCGGGAGCGAGTAAACGAGGCCCGGGAAGAACTGATGAGGATGCTGGCAGAGGACGAACTCCGGGATGCTGTGCTCCTTGTCTTTGCAAACAAACAGGTGAGCCTTCTCTCCTGTCCCCCGAATGTGGGGCGAGGCAGTCTGGCTTTGGAGAGGATGGGGCCTTAGGGCacatcatgtgggaaacccttTGGCTCTGCTGTCTGCTTTGGAAGTGAGGGAAGTGTGAGTAGTCAGTTTCCTTGTGCTCCTGTTCTAACTCCCTACCCAGCCTTAGTTAGCAGTGCTTTTCCTCTCAGAGACTGGTGTGGTTATCTACATCCCTAACCTCAAGTCTCTCCCCAGTGTTCCTCTTGTCCACCGCTGGCCCTTCCTCCTGCTGTCACAGATTGGATTCTTTGGCTGTGAATCACTTTATACCAACCCCTTGTTTGGTTTCCAGCTCATCAGTGGAGTGATTATTCAGTGCCTTGGGTCTGGTCTGGGGTTCCAAGGATGGCTAGGTCCAGAACTGCTCCCTGgactcttctgggtttctcctAATGCAGGAGAAGGTGCCAGCACGCCTCTCTCTGGTGGATGGCTGCCCTGAAGGCTCAGGAGGATGCTGAGGTTCCCTTTGGTGTGTTTCCCTTGTGCCGCAGGATCTGCCTAATGCTATGAATGCTGCTGAGATCACGGACAAGCTGGGCCTCCATTCCCTGCGTCACCGCAACTGGTACATTCAGGCCACCTGTGCCACCAGCGGAGATGGGCTGTACGAAGGCCTGGACTGGCTGGCCAATCAGCTCAAAAACAAGAAGTGAGAGCCAGCAGCCCTGTCCCAGCTACCCTGTCGACCCCCCaacacacctgctgcctccctgccccgGCCTTGCTCCTTCCTTCCCATTGCAAATGTGGCCAGGGCCCTGGGCATCATGTCCGCATGCCCAGGGAAAGCCttgcctcccctgccccctctcctCGCCTCCATTGCCCTGTCCACTGACATGACCAGTCCCCAATTGCTGTCCTGATGATGAAGCATTCCAATTTActggatttaaaacaaaacaaggttGTTATGGTTTCATGGGGTGGccccctgtctctctcccctctgggCTCAGGGAGGTAGGGTGGAGCATTCTTTCCGTTTTCTTCGTTTGGCACTGGTTGCTGTGCCCTTGGCATCTGAGTCTCTCCCTGTCCCCATGAGCCCCTCCCCTACTccctgtcttcctttccctcaTCACCCTCTCCCTGCTGTACATGGGAATCGCACGGGcctctgtgtgtgcgtgcatgtgtgcacCTGTATATACGTGTATAGAGAGATATATATGTGGGAGTGGGAAAGAAGGGGCACCTGGAGTGGACACTGCCCGCTGCAGCCTGCTGTCTGCCCTGCTGTGCGGGTGAGGTCAAAGGAAGAAGGTTGGTAGGCTTTAGTCAGATTGCGCTGCCCCAGCCTGGGACTGACCCCTCTCCTTTCCTGCAGGTAAGTCT contains:
- the ARF3 gene encoding ADP-ribosylation factor 3, which codes for MGNIFGNLLKSLIGKKEMRILMVGLDAAGKTTILYKLKLGEIVTTIPTIGFNVETVEYKNISFTVWDVGGQDKIRPLWRHYFQNTQGLIFVVDSNDRERVNEAREELMRMLAEDELRDAVLLVFANKQDLPNAMNAAEITDKLGLHSLRHRNWYIQATCATSGDGLYEGLDWLANQLKNKK